One genomic window of Camelina sativa cultivar DH55 chromosome 5, Cs, whole genome shotgun sequence includes the following:
- the LOC109132940 gene encoding putative defensin-like protein 262, whose amino-acid sequence MEKTSLKLVFLLSLIVIVFCSSLGDAREMMVEQVYCIEGKCPQGMKNCNCLPLTAHIEGNDYGQPCDTAKDCYKFCPPQCKPGTCSCRCDFGCTCTCC is encoded by the exons ATGGAGAAAACGTCTCTcaagcttgttttcttgttatcCCTCATAGTCATAGTATTTT GTTCGTCTTTAGGTGATGCAAGAGAGATGATGGTGGAGCAAGTGTACTGCATCGAAGGCAAATGTCCTCAAGGAATGAAGAACTGTAACTGCTTGCCGCTAACAGCACATATAGAGGGAAATGATTACGGTCAGCCTTGCGATACAGCTAAAGACTGTTACAAGTTCTGTCCTCCGCAATGCAAGCCTGGAACCTGTTCCTGTAGGTGTGATTTTGGTTGTACATGTACCTGTTGTTga